In Desulfofustis limnaeus, the genomic stretch TATGCAGCATCGTCTTCCTCCAGAAATTGCGTCAGGTCATACACCCCGGCGAACTCGTTGCCGGATTTGTCTTCATGGCCCTCAATACGATCAGCCAGCCCGAGATAACGCCTGGTCCGTTCGACGAAGTTCTCAGCAGCCAGCATGACCAGCTGCAGTTCGTCCCGGTTCATCAGCACAAAACCGCAGCCGTGTTCTTCGATGGTCGCGTGCAGCTGATGCAGCTCGCCATGCACATCGCTCCGATAACCGGCCAGCACCCGGTCTTTCGGAGCGCGGTATTCAGACAAGCGTGCCGCCGCCTGTTTGACTCGGACCAACCGTCCGGCAACCGCCCATGCAGCGCCGCCGGAGCACACCAGATCCTTGATCTCGTCGATATCCCGCACGATGGCGCGGGCCTGTTCTCTCATAGCCTCCATGAATTCCTCCCTAACCTCGTTTTAAACAGGAGCGGCAGGCGCGATAGAGCCGGATCGTCGCCGGGTTGCCCGCCGCCTTTATCTTTTGCGCCCGCTGCCAATTGTCGGCGCAGCGGGCCGGTTCGATCTCTCCCAGCATCGGGCAGTTCACCAGGCCATCCTCGCCGTAGATCTCGGCCACCCGGTTCTCGATCTTCTCGGTCGAGGCCGGATACTTAC encodes the following:
- a CDS encoding helix-turn-helix domain-containing protein produces the protein MCNPWLAILEREIAAKGRGQVARELGVSPSTLSLVLSGKYPASTEKIENRVAEIYGEDGLVNCPMLGEIEPARCADNWQRAQKIKAAGNPATIRLYRACRSCLKRG